The following proteins are co-located in the Blochmannia endosymbiont of Camponotus sp. genome:
- the rfaD gene encoding ADP-glyceromanno-heptose 6-epimerase has protein sequence MIVVTGGAGFIGCNIIKSLNKIAYKNILVVDNLKNGKKYNNLKNLYISDYIDKNCFINNILNNPVNSYIKDIAVVFHEGACSSTTEWDGKYMMENNYQYSKDLLFYCVKNKIPFIYASSASVYGKDTRVLLQSHTYEQPMNIYSYSKFLFDQYVRSILPKVASQVCGLRYFNVYGPCEAHKGSMASIIFQLYRQIISKKHPTLFIGSKQLKRDFIHIEDIVDINLWAWNNNISGIFDCGTGKSESFECIANIVLSFFDQNMTIKYISMPKQIRDHYQIFTQANISQLREAGYCKKFLDLHQGICRYLNWLSCNNVEHCNN, from the coding sequence ATGATTGTAGTCACTGGCGGAGCAGGGTTTATAGGTTGCAATATTATTAAGTCTTTAAATAAAATTGCATACAAAAATATTTTGGTGGTAGATAATTTAAAGAATGGAAAAAAATATAACAATCTGAAGAATTTGTATATTTCGGACTATATAGATAAAAATTGTTTTATCAATAATATACTGAATAATCCTGTTAATTCTTATATTAAGGATATAGCCGTAGTGTTTCATGAAGGAGCCTGTTCTTCTACTACTGAATGGGACGGTAAGTATATGATGGAGAATAATTATCAATATTCTAAAGATCTATTATTTTATTGTGTTAAAAACAAAATTCCTTTTATATACGCTTCTTCTGCGTCAGTATATGGTAAAGATACCAGAGTGCTTCTGCAGTCCCATACATATGAACAACCCATGAATATATACAGTTATTCCAAATTTCTATTTGATCAATATGTGCGCTCTATATTGCCAAAAGTTGCATCTCAGGTTTGCGGATTAAGATATTTTAATGTTTATGGTCCCTGTGAAGCACATAAAGGCAGTATGGCTAGTATAATATTTCAATTATATCGACAAATTATCAGCAAAAAACACCCAACACTATTTATTGGAAGTAAACAGTTAAAACGAGATTTTATACATATTGAAGATATAGTTGATATAAATCTTTGGGCATGGAATAATAACATATCTGGAATTTTCGATTGTGGAACAGGAAAATCTGAATCATTTGAGTGCATTGCTAATATCGTATTAAGTTTTTTTGATCAAAATATGACCATTAAATATATTTCTATGCCAAAACAAATTCGTGATCATTATCAAATATTTACTCAGGCAAATATCTCTCAGTTAAGAGAGGCGGGTTATTGTAAAAAATTCCTTGACCTTCATCAAGGTATATGTCGTTATTTAAATTGGTTATCATGCAATAATGTTGAGCATTGTAATAATTAA
- the waaF gene encoding lipopolysaccharide heptosyltransferase II has translation MKILVISPSWIGDTMISHSMYRLLIKKYRSNIKIDVLTPMWCKDLFNHMPEINQILFIPYEHGVLELSKCYHLGKFLKNEKYQQAIILPNSFKSALIPFFAGIPVRTGWCGEMRYGILNDLRILNKKLFPLMVQRYAALACDYNVTKNFYNLPCPLPLPQLNVNEKEIEDILYKFNLYCHRKSLIGLCPGAEFGLAKSWPHYHYITLAIRLIHYGYHVVILGSPKDQLINRFIKHSILKNMKQHCNNLIGITSLGEAIAIIAACTGIVSNDSGLMHVACALKRPVIGLYGPSNPQFTPPLFSQSIVIRHMQGYYTMRNGDSLYGYHSSLMDITPDQVLRALKTLLH, from the coding sequence GTGAAAATATTAGTTATTAGTCCTTCATGGATTGGCGATACCATGATCTCACATAGTATGTATCGATTGTTGATTAAGAAATACCGTTCCAACATTAAGATTGATGTCCTTACTCCGATGTGGTGCAAGGATTTATTTAATCATATGCCTGAAATTAATCAAATATTATTTATTCCTTACGAGCATGGGGTTTTAGAGCTATCGAAATGTTATCATCTCGGAAAATTTTTAAAAAATGAGAAATATCAACAAGCGATAATATTACCTAATTCATTTAAATCTGCTTTAATACCGTTTTTTGCAGGTATTCCGGTTCGGACTGGATGGTGTGGAGAAATGAGATATGGTATACTGAATGATTTGAGAATACTTAACAAAAAATTATTCCCATTAATGGTACAACGTTATGCCGCTTTGGCATGTGATTATAATGTTACGAAAAATTTTTATAATTTACCTTGTCCACTACCGTTACCTCAATTAAATGTAAATGAAAAAGAAATTGAAGATATATTGTACAAATTTAATTTGTATTGTCACAGAAAATCATTGATTGGTTTATGCCCGGGAGCGGAATTTGGATTAGCGAAAAGTTGGCCTCATTATCATTACATAACATTAGCTATTCGATTGATTCATTATGGATATCATGTAGTAATATTAGGATCACCTAAAGATCAATTAATTAATAGATTTATTAAACATAGTATTCTTAAGAATATGAAACAACACTGTAACAATCTTATAGGAATTACATCATTAGGAGAAGCTATTGCAATAATAGCGGCCTGTACAGGAATTGTTAGTAATGATTCTGGTTTAATGCATGTAGCTTGCGCATTAAAACGCCCTGTAATAGGGCTGTATGGACCTAGTAATCCTCAGTTTACTCCGCCTTTATTTTCTCAATCTATTGTGATTCGTCATATGCAAGGATATTATACTATGCGCAATGGTGATAGCCTATATGGCTATCATAGCAGTTTAATGGATATTACTCCAGATCAAGTTTTGAGGGCATTAAAAACATTATTACATTGA
- a CDS encoding rhodanese-like domain-containing protein — protein sequence MYIQEIITFLQRHIILSIIWTLLLIAVLYTTINSWLFGSSEILRDKAIYLMNKKNAIVIDIRSQDDYHSGHITNSINVSIEEIKNNNICKFKRFKQHPLIIVHDNNALAHSIKQHLYKLKFEEIYVLHGGIVGWKADNFPLLLKK from the coding sequence ATGTATATTCAAGAAATAATAACATTTTTACAACGCCATATAATACTCAGTATTATATGGACGCTTTTGTTAATCGCAGTGTTATACACTACAATTAATAGTTGGTTATTCGGGTCTTCTGAAATATTACGTGATAAAGCAATTTATCTAATGAATAAAAAAAATGCGATAGTAATAGATATTCGTAGTCAAGATGATTATCATTCGGGACATATAACAAACAGCATTAATGTTTCAATAGAAGAAATTAAAAATAATAATATTTGTAAATTTAAAAGGTTTAAACAGCATCCATTGATTATTGTACACGATAATAATGCGCTAGCACACTCAATTAAACAACATCTGTATAAATTGAAATTTGAAGAAATATATGTACTACATGGTGGGATAGTCGGCTGGAAAGCTGATAATTTTCCTCTTTTATTAAAAAAATAA
- the grxC gene encoding glutaredoxin 3: MAYIEIYTKKDCPYCERAKALLTKKSLDFREISVDCSNLSDNLNIEMRQRSGGRTTFPQIFIDDLHIGGSDDLVLLNDQGKLDLILINTKS; this comes from the coding sequence ATGGCTTATATTGAAATTTACACAAAAAAAGATTGTCCTTACTGTGAACGAGCCAAAGCATTGTTAACAAAAAAATCTTTAGATTTTAGAGAAATTTCTGTAGATTGCAGTAACTTATCAGATAATCTAAATATAGAAATGAGGCAGCGCTCTGGTGGCCGCACTACATTTCCGCAGATTTTTATAGATGATCTACATATTGGAGGATCAGATGATTTGGTACTTTTAAATGACCAGGGAAAATTAGATCTAATCTTAATAAATACAAAGAGTTAA
- the cysE gene encoding serine O-acetyltransferase yields the protein MTLNILEIVWSNIQIEARLLIDSEPMLTNFIYTTLLRHTNFKDALIYILSKKLTNTDISTITITKILEDICGADDNIITSAAQDIYAIRLNDPSVTKYFTPFLYLKGFHALQAYRISHWLWTHNRQELAMYFYNHISTIFNVDIHPAASIGYGVMIDHATGVVIGETSVIENNVSIMQSVTLGGTGKISGDRHPKIRQKVMIGAGSIILGNIEVGYGAKIGAGSVVLHSVPPHATVAGKPARLIKKINK from the coding sequence ATGACTTTAAATATATTAGAAATAGTTTGGAGTAATATTCAAATTGAAGCAAGATTGCTAATTGACTCTGAACCTATGTTGACTAATTTCATATATACGACCCTATTAAGGCACACAAACTTTAAAGATGCATTAATTTATATATTATCTAAAAAATTAACTAACACAGATATATCTACAATTACTATAACTAAGATATTAGAAGATATATGCGGAGCCGATGATAATATCATTACTTCTGCTGCACAAGACATTTATGCAATACGTTTAAACGATCCATCTGTCACTAAATATTTTACTCCTTTTTTATATTTAAAAGGATTCCATGCATTGCAAGCGTATCGTATTTCTCATTGGCTATGGACGCATAATCGTCAAGAATTAGCTATGTATTTTTATAATCATATTTCCACTATTTTTAATGTGGACATTCATCCTGCAGCAAGTATCGGATACGGGGTTATGATAGATCATGCAACTGGAGTAGTGATCGGAGAAACATCAGTCATAGAAAATAATGTATCTATAATGCAATCTGTAACCTTAGGCGGAACCGGAAAAATAAGTGGTGATCGTCATCCTAAAATTAGACAAAAAGTAATGATTGGAGCTGGTTCTATTATTTTAGGTAATATTGAAGTAGGATATGGGGCTAAAATTGGAGCTGGTTCTGTCGTACTACACTCTGTACCGCCTCATGCTACAGTCGCAGGAAAACCCGCTAGACTTATAAAAAAAATTAATAAATAA
- the secB gene encoding protein-export chaperone SecB, whose protein sequence is MLKNNSNNVLFHIQRIYTKDISFEAPNTPGVFQINWDPKIKVDLNSDAKNIHTNMYEVVLRVTVTAKIGEDTAFLCQVKQAGIFNISGLNKIQMIRCFNVHCPGILFPYASECISNQVSRGTFPQLNLDPINFDILFVQSLQKKCDDTLKI, encoded by the coding sequence GTGTTGAAAAACAACAGTAATAATGTCTTATTTCATATACAAAGAATCTATACTAAAGATATTTCATTTGAAGCGCCGAACACTCCTGGAGTGTTTCAAATAAATTGGGATCCAAAAATTAAGGTAGATTTAAATAGTGATGCTAAGAATATTCACACTAACATGTACGAAGTAGTATTACGTGTTACTGTTACTGCAAAAATTGGGGAAGATACAGCTTTTTTATGTCAAGTAAAACAAGCTGGAATTTTTAATATTTCAGGACTAAATAAAATACAAATGATACGTTGTTTTAACGTACATTGCCCGGGTATTTTATTCCCCTATGCTAGTGAATGCATCAGCAACCAAGTGTCTAGAGGCACTTTCCCTCAACTTAACTTAGATCCAATTAATTTCGATATTTTATTTGTGCAGTCCTTACAAAAGAAATGTGATGATACACTTAAAATTTAA
- the gpsA gene encoding NAD(P)H-dependent glycerol-3-phosphate dehydrogenase, which translates to MSIRYPNITIIGAGSYGTAMAIALSRNGHTVLLWGHNADHIQKLQINRCNHAYLPGISFPPSLYLEKSLSVALSTCRNLLIAVPSRVFGHVLMRLKPNLKSNTRIIIASKGLEPKTGRLLQDVAYDILGKNISIAIISGPTFARELAMGLPTAITLASNDTILNYDLQNTLHCSKNFRIYSNTDTIGIQIAGVVKNIIAIGAGISDGIGFGSNARTALITRGLVEMSRLGIAIGAIPDTFIGLAGLGDLILTCTDNQSRNRRFGVLLGQGFEIHHAQKNVGKIIEGFHNIKEVHMLSMKYKVDMPITEQTYQILYQNKNVHDAAHSLLERTQKEEN; encoded by the coding sequence GTGTCTATTAGATATCCTAATATAACCATCATTGGGGCAGGTTCCTATGGAACGGCCATGGCCATTGCATTATCTAGAAACGGTCATACCGTATTATTATGGGGGCATAATGCAGATCATATTCAAAAACTCCAAATTAATCGATGTAATCACGCCTATTTACCCGGGATTTCTTTTCCGCCATCATTGTATTTAGAGAAATCGTTGTCTGTAGCTTTATCTACTTGCCGAAATTTATTGATTGCGGTTCCAAGTCGTGTATTTGGTCATGTTTTGATGCGATTAAAACCAAATTTAAAGAGCAACACTCGTATCATCATAGCATCTAAAGGTTTAGAACCAAAAACTGGACGTTTATTACAAGATGTAGCATATGATATTTTAGGAAAAAATATTTCTATTGCAATTATATCTGGTCCAACTTTCGCTAGGGAACTCGCTATGGGATTACCCACGGCGATAACACTAGCTTCTAATGATACTATATTAAATTATGATCTACAAAATACACTACATTGTAGTAAAAATTTCAGAATATACAGCAACACAGATACTATTGGTATTCAAATAGCTGGAGTAGTAAAAAACATTATTGCTATTGGAGCAGGTATTTCTGATGGCATAGGGTTTGGATCCAATGCGCGGACAGCATTAATTACGCGAGGTTTAGTAGAAATGTCTCGTCTCGGTATAGCAATTGGAGCGATACCAGACACTTTTATAGGCCTAGCTGGATTAGGAGATTTGATATTAACTTGCACTGATAATCAATCACGTAATCGTCGCTTTGGAGTATTATTGGGACAGGGTTTCGAGATACATCATGCTCAAAAAAATGTTGGAAAAATAATAGAAGGATTTCATAACATAAAAGAAGTACATATGTTATCCATGAAATACAAAGTGGATATGCCCATTACCGAACAAACATATCAGATACTATATCAAAATAAAAATGTTCATGATGCAGCTCATTCTTTATTGGAACGTACACAAAAAGAAGAAAATTAA